The genomic interval ATCGGTGTGGCGTATTTCTTTTGCTCACTGTGCAGGTAGCTCACATCATGGCCGGCCAATGCCGCGTCCAAAACCTCAACAATAGACCCATAAGGAACTGCTTGCTGGGCCGCTTTTTGTCGATCAATGCGAATTAAGGTTTTTGCTTGCGCCGCTTCGATGCTATCGTCCACATCGATAATATCTACGGTGGATTCAAATACACTACGCAATTGCTTGGCTGTTTGCAGCTGTTGCTCGTAGTTTGCACCATAGACCTCGGCCACGATCGGTGCCATTACAGGTGGTCCGGGCGGTACTTCGACTACTTTGACATTGGCGTCGTAGCGCGCACCAATGGCTTGCAATTTAGGACGTACACGCAAAGCAATGTCATGACTTTGCTCATCGCGATCGTCTTTGCCCACAAGGTTTACTTGAATGTCGCCCATATGCGGTTCATTGCGCAGGTAATACTGACGCACTAAACCATTAAAGTTGATGGGAGCGTTCACACCGGCATAAACCTGATAGTCTTTTACGGTGGATTCATTTTGCAGCTCGGTGCCCAACTCTTCCAAGACAGCAAGTGTCTCTTCCATGGGGGTACCTTCGGGCATATCGACGATGACTTGGAATTCGGACTTGTTATCAAATGGCAGCATTTTTAGTACCACCAGTTTCATCACAGGTAGAGTCACGGCTAACAGTATTAAACCGATGACGAACCCCAGCATTTTTAAACGATTCTTCTCAGCTTTCTCCCCTTGGATCAATGGGCGCATAATACGATTGAAAATATCGTAAATTTTATTGCTCTGCTCATCCTCCTTATCATGATCAGCAGAGTGTGAGGCGAAGTCTTGGTTTTTTAATAGCTTGTAGCTTAACCAGGGTGTGACCACAAAGGCAATCACTAACGAGATTAACATACCCGTGCTCGCATTGATCGGGATTGGGCTCATGTATGGGCCCATTAAACCAGAGACAAATGCCATGGGCATGAGCGCAGCAATCACGGTAAACGTCGCAAGAATGGTTGGCCCACCGACTTCATCCACTGCCAGTGGAATGGCTTCAAGAATTTTTTTACCGCCCATATGTAAATGACGATGAATGTTTTCCACCACCACAATGGCATCGTCCACCAAGATACCAATACTAAAAATCAGTGCGAATAGAGAAATACGGTTTAAGGTAAAGCCCCACGCCCAGCTTGCGAATAAGGTAATCGCGAGCGTGATAAAAATAGCACCGCCGACGATAACGGCTTCACGCCAGCTCATGGTGGCCAATACCAACAGCACCACGGCAGCGGTAGCAAATAATAACTTAGCGATTAACTGATCACTTTTTGCTTTTGCGGTATCGCCATAATTACGGGTGACATCCACATGGATATTGTCAGGAATACTGACACCTTTTAATTGAGCAAGGCGCTTTTCTATTGCTTGAGTAATATCAAACGCGTTGGTGCCTGGCTGTTTGGCAATGGCAATGGTCATGGCCGCACGGCTTTGCTTTTGGGATTCACTAAAGTGAAAAACCTGTGCATCGGGTGTGTCTATGCCAAGTTCGATATTCGCAACATCTGCTAAGTAAATTGGTGAGCCGTTTTGACTCATGCCGACAACGAGCTCTTCAACTTCTCTGGGTTCACTTAGAAAATTACCCGCTTGAATTTGAATTAGCTCATTATTTTTTGCAATGTTGCGCGCCGGACTCGCAGCATTACTTGAGCGTAGGGTATTGCTTACATCGTCATAAGTAATGCCATAAGCGTTAAGACGCACAGGATCAAGACGAACACTGACAACATCATGATGTTGTCCCTGTGTATATATATCCCGGGTGCCGGGAATGCGTTTGAGTTCCACTTCAAGCAAGTGGGCAAGATCAGTTAGCTCTCGTTGCGATACGGTTTTATCGTCACTATGCAGCGTCAGCGACATAATGGGCACATCATCAATCCCCATGGGTTTAATGAGGGGCTGGCTTGCACCTAGGTTTTGCGGTAGCCAATCGGCGTGACTATATACTTGGTTGTATAAGTTTAGGATAGCGGTTTCTCGTTCGAGACCCACTTCAAATGCGACGGTTAATACCGACATGCCAGAGCGCGAAACACTGTAGATTTCATCCACCCCCGGAATTTCACTCAGCACTTGCTCCGCGGGCGTACTGATTAAGCTTTCTACTTCTTTTGCACTGGCACCTGGATAAGCAATGAAGACGTTGGCAAAGGTGACATCGATTTGCGGTTCTTCTTCTTTTGGTGTGACGGCAATAGCAAAGAAACCCAGTAGCAAACCAAACAAAGCCAGCAATGGTGTAATAGCGTTATTTTGAAATGTTTGTGCAATGCGACCACTGATTCCCATGTTAAAGCTCCTTATTCGCCATCACGGCATAAGGCTTAAGAGAAATGGTTTCACCATCTCGCAATCCGGATAGCACTTCGATCTGATCACCATAGCGATGGCCAATGCGTACTTGACGTAAAATATAGCCGCTATCCAATTTTACATAGACACTGTTTAAGTCACCTTTTTGCATCAGTGCGCGTTCGGGAATACGTAGGCTTTGTTTCTCACCCATTGGGACCTTAAGCTTGACCCACATCCCTGGGAATAGATGGGAGCCTTCACTATTGACCTCCACACGGACGCGAAAACTATGGCTATTTGGATCCGCATAAGGGAATACGGTCACCTTTTCTGCATCGAGTAGCGCTTCTTCTGAATTGTGTTGGTATGCCACTTTAAAATCTTTCTGCTCGCTCAAGTGAGGCGAAAAACGCTGTGGGATATCGGCAACGGCACGTAGTTTAGCGAGAGAAAGCCCTGTCATCAGTGGCATGCCAGGATTCACAGCTTCGCCTACCTCAACATGACGGGTCTTCACGATACCAGAGTAGGGGGCTCTGATTTGTGTGTAGCTTAGCTGTTCTTTGGCTTGCTCCAGTTGTGCTCGTGCGGCTTTGACTTGCGCACTAGCGGCGGCAGCTCTGGCTTTAATTGAGTCGAACTCCCCTTGGCTAATGGAACCTTGCTCATGCAGGGGTTCACTGCGTTTAAGCAGGGCTTTAGCGTCGTCATTAGCGGCTTGAGCCTGTAATAATCCAGCTTGCGCCTGTTCGAAGGCTGCCTTTTGCTGCTTGTTGCGTAGTTCGATGATGATCGTGCCTTGCTCAACGTAATCATTGACGTCGAAGGCAATGCTCTGAATGCGACCACTGGTTTGTGCGCTGACAGTAGCCTCGTTAACGGCCTCTATACGTGCTTCCAAGCTATACCAGTTTCGGTAGTTATCCAGCGTTACCTGATAATCTTGGCCAATACTCGTGAAACTGCTTAAAACGGCAGCCAAAGTAACGGCTATACGAGGAAGTGTTTTCATAAATCCTACCCTTTACCACCCTATACTTGAGTCTAGCTCAGCATAAGGTATATTTATTCGAAATGTCTAAATTAGTATTACCTAATATAAAGGCGAAAAGAGAGATTTGCAAGAGGGCATGTAGGAGGTCGAGTTGACCGCCTGTGATAGATAGTCTTGTTAGGTGCCGCTATTTGGAGGATAAAATTAATCTATAAAGTCGTAAAATCAGACATTTTTTGAATCATTATGACGAAAATATGAAGTTTTATTTGCATCAAATTGTAACGGATTAAATTCTTATGTGTGTAGATAGTGCATATGTATTTTCGAGAGTTTGTTAGCCTTACTTGATACAAAATAAAGTTTCATGAAATTTTATTAAACCGAAAAAAATTCTAAATTATTGTGTCCAAGAAAAATCGCTACGTTGGCACAACTACTGCTTTTTTACTCTGATTAGGTTCACGGCTAAAAATGAAAACTGATAAAGCCGCTGAATTTAATTTGGAGAACAAAATGAAAAAATTAAAACAAATAAGTTTGGCAGGAATGATTCTGGCGGCAAGTACCGTTTCTATGGCGTGTACCACGGAAGAAACTGCTTCCAATAATTCTGATCGCGATGCTACTGCAGGTATATGTTCTGGAACCACATTGCAAGGTAGCATCAGTAATCGTCGTGATGTGGATTGGTTCAGTTTCGAGGTAACGTCAGCAGGAACCATTTCAGTGACTTTGGATCACGATAGTCGTGATGACTTTGATTGGGATTTATACCCTGCGTCGGGATCCTCTATTGCAAGTGGTTCGACGAGTCAGATTCCAGAAACAGGATCAACCAGCGTTAGTAATGCGGGCACATATTATTTAAAAGTCAGTCGCTATTCGGGGACAGGCTGGTACGACCTAACCATCAATTTCCCTCAAGGTTCTGGTGGTGATACGGGTGGCGGTAACACAGGTGGCACCGATGGTTGTGGTTATGGAGCTATTCCATCTAAACCATCAGGTTTAACAGAGTATGTTACGGGTGATATTAATGATGTATGTCCTTCTGGCCTTATAGCGGGTAATGGTGCCTCATTATTGATGGGTGGGGGTTCAGATGTTGACAACGCGTTTTCTCAAAACGTTGTTAATCATATTGGGTCTAGTATGGATACCGTAGTGTTACGTGCCGATGATAGCAATGGTTACAATAGTTACCTTGCTAGCTTAATGGCCAGTGATTCAGTGATCACCTTGGTTGTCGACTCACGTACTCTTGCTAATAGTGATTATGTTGAATGGTTAGTTAAAAGTGCAGAGTTTGTTTTTGTGGCTGGCGGTGATCAATCGGCTTACTTAAACGCTTGGGAAAATACAAAGCTTTCAGCAGCACTGCAACATGTATACGACAAAGGTGGTGTCATCGGTGGAACGTCTGCGGGTATGGCAGTTATGGGTTCTACAATGTATGACCCTGATGGTATTCTCGGTGCTGTTTCTAGCGAGGTCGTTACTAATTACTGCCATTCAACTTTGAATTTCTCTCAGGGAATGCTTTCTGTTCCAGCATTAGCCAATACAGTTACCGATACCCATTTTTACGAGCGCGATAGAATGGGACGCTCAATGGTATTCTTGGCGCGACAGGCTACCAATCATAAAGTCATCGCAGCCAGTGAGGGTACTTCGTTATTTGTTGAGGCCGATGGCAATGCCACGGTTGTAGGTAGCTATGAAATTTATGTGTTGTATAACGGTACAAGCTCCAATCTGCAGCAAGGTCAGTGTGGATCTCCAGTTATTTATAATAATGTAAACCGTGTGAAGCTATTGTCTGGTCAGAGTATCAACCTAAATACTTTGCAGCATAATGGTGATGAAATTGAGATTTCTATTGATGGACGCAATACTCAATTCTATAGCCCAACTTCCCCTTATTAAAGTAAGCTAGTTATTAACGTAAATAAAAAATAGCACCCTTGGGCCCGATGTGTTCACTTCATCGGGCTCTTTTTTATGGGATTTATTATTTGAATTCTTCTAGTCGATACGATGCTGATTGGAATTCAGGTTTCAGTAAAGGCGCTCTTTGCATTGGCATGGTTACTTTGGCAAGGCTGAGTTTTTTTATAACATAGGGGCCGTTCTCTTGTGATTCCTGAATCAGTCCACCATCAAATATCAATGAAACATTTTGTTTTCCCGTAGACAGTTCAAAAGAGTTTTGACTGGATGAGATTGCTACCCTCGTAAGGCTATAAAGTGATCCTTGAATATAATAGCGACCAACTTCGCTGACATTCACTTCGATGTCCCATTGCAAGTTTCCGTTGTCATTAATAAACGATTGCTCTTCGCCAGTTACTTCAATGTCAGGTTGTGAAAGCGTGAAGCTGATATCGTCAATAACTTGGTACTCATGATTAACCACTTGTACATTATAAATACCTGGAGATACGTCATATTGGGCTAGATCAATGGTACCTTGATACAACTTATCTTGATCGTTATCGGCCAGTTCTATTTTAGTAATTGTTCTCTGTTGACCCTGTAATAATACTGCAGAGAAAGTAGTAACTTGGGGTTGTTGGTCTTTGTTCATTAACCTAGCGTAGACATTTACGATATCTGATTTCAGATAATACT from Bermanella marisrubri carries:
- a CDS encoding efflux RND transporter permease subunit, producing the protein MGISGRIAQTFQNNAITPLLALFGLLLGFFAIAVTPKEEEPQIDVTFANVFIAYPGASAKEVESLISTPAEQVLSEIPGVDEIYSVSRSGMSVLTVAFEVGLERETAILNLYNQVYSHADWLPQNLGASQPLIKPMGIDDVPIMSLTLHSDDKTVSQRELTDLAHLLEVELKRIPGTRDIYTQGQHHDVVSVRLDPVRLNAYGITYDDVSNTLRSSNAASPARNIAKNNELIQIQAGNFLSEPREVEELVVGMSQNGSPIYLADVANIELGIDTPDAQVFHFSESQKQSRAAMTIAIAKQPGTNAFDITQAIEKRLAQLKGVSIPDNIHVDVTRNYGDTAKAKSDQLIAKLLFATAAVVLLVLATMSWREAVIVGGAIFITLAITLFASWAWGFTLNRISLFALIFSIGILVDDAIVVVENIHRHLHMGGKKILEAIPLAVDEVGGPTILATFTVIAALMPMAFVSGLMGPYMSPIPINASTGMLISLVIAFVVTPWLSYKLLKNQDFASHSADHDKEDEQSNKIYDIFNRIMRPLIQGEKAEKNRLKMLGFVIGLILLAVTLPVMKLVVLKMLPFDNKSEFQVIVDMPEGTPMEETLAVLEELGTELQNESTVKDYQVYAGVNAPINFNGLVRQYYLRNEPHMGDIQVNLVGKDDRDEQSHDIALRVRPKLQAIGARYDANVKVVEVPPGPPVMAPIVAEVYGANYEQQLQTAKQLRSVFESTVDIIDVDDSIEAAQAKTLIRIDRQKAAQQAVPYGSIVEVLDAALAGHDVSYLHSEQKKYATPIRIEFEEADKADWQALLQTPVRNMKGELIPISELVYLEQSSIDQTIYHKNLLPVVFVNADMAGELDSPLYGLFDMSFQLDDNGEQDEFSPKQYFISQPEVSHEPSIKWDGEWQITYETFRDMGIAYGVGMILIYLLVVAQFKSYLVPLIIMAPIPLTIIGVMPGHALLGAQFTATSMIGMIALAGIIVRNSILLVDFINQELDKGTDLVEAAIQSAAVRTKPILLTGIAAMTGAFFILTDPIFNGLAISLIFGILISTIFTLVLIPMLYYVYLRKRV
- a CDS encoding efflux RND transporter periplasmic adaptor subunit is translated as MKTLPRIAVTLAAVLSSFTSIGQDYQVTLDNYRNWYSLEARIEAVNEATVSAQTSGRIQSIAFDVNDYVEQGTIIIELRNKQQKAAFEQAQAGLLQAQAANDDAKALLKRSEPLHEQGSISQGEFDSIKARAAAASAQVKAARAQLEQAKEQLSYTQIRAPYSGIVKTRHVEVGEAVNPGMPLMTGLSLAKLRAVADIPQRFSPHLSEQKDFKVAYQHNSEEALLDAEKVTVFPYADPNSHSFRVRVEVNSEGSHLFPGMWVKLKVPMGEKQSLRIPERALMQKGDLNSVYVKLDSGYILRQVRIGHRYGDQIEVLSGLRDGETISLKPYAVMANKEL
- a CDS encoding Type 1 glutamine amidotransferase-like domain-containing protein, whose translation is MKKLKQISLAGMILAASTVSMACTTEETASNNSDRDATAGICSGTTLQGSISNRRDVDWFSFEVTSAGTISVTLDHDSRDDFDWDLYPASGSSIASGSTSQIPETGSTSVSNAGTYYLKVSRYSGTGWYDLTINFPQGSGGDTGGGNTGGTDGCGYGAIPSKPSGLTEYVTGDINDVCPSGLIAGNGASLLMGGGSDVDNAFSQNVVNHIGSSMDTVVLRADDSNGYNSYLASLMASDSVITLVVDSRTLANSDYVEWLVKSAEFVFVAGGDQSAYLNAWENTKLSAALQHVYDKGGVIGGTSAGMAVMGSTMYDPDGILGAVSSEVVTNYCHSTLNFSQGMLSVPALANTVTDTHFYERDRMGRSMVFLARQATNHKVIAASEGTSLFVEADGNATVVGSYEIYVLYNGTSSNLQQGQCGSPVIYNNVNRVKLLSGQSINLNTLQHNGDEIEISIDGRNTQFYSPTSPY